Below is a window of Paenibacillus bovis DNA.
AGGCTGCCCGTATTCTGATGTCGCTGGAGGGAGTCGATCCCGAACGGATCGCTGCTCATGGTCTGTCCCAGGGTGGAGCGCTTACGGTTGCATGTGCTGCACTGGAGCCTCGTATCAAGGTTGCTGTGCCGGTCTATCCGTTTCTATCGGATTATAAGCAGGCGAGTCAGCTGAACCAACGACTTCCGCTTATGAAGAACTGGTCTATTATTTCCGTTTTTTGATCCGCATCATTATCGAGAAGACGAGATTTTTGAAAACTGGGCTATATTGATATCCAGAATCTGGCGCCGCGTATCCAGGGGATGTGCTATGGGTAACCGGATTGGCAGATATCATCTGTCCGCCATCTACCCAGTTTGCAGCCTACAACAAAATTACGTCACCCAAGGAAATGCTGCTGTATCATGAATACGGACATGAGTATTTGCCTGCTCTGGCTGATCGGACTTTACAGAAGCTGATGCAGCTGCATGCATAATTTCTTGCCTGTAGCCTTGCATGTAATGATATTTCATTGTATAAAAATGTAACGGATTATAATAACCGGACCTTCTCGGAGGCTCCGGTTATTATTGCATTTCAGGCTGCAAGACAGGAGAAAATAGTGCAGCCGATATCGACAGACGGTTACGGACAGAGCAAGAAGCTCCTGTCCGATTGTGAAGGAGTAACGAATAACAATGATATTGCTAAATGCCAGACAGCAGGATATTTTACAGCTTCTCCTGCATCATTCCGGACAGTTTATCCAGATTCAGAATGTTGCGGATCAGCTGCACTGCTCGGAAAAGACAGTTCGTAACGATTGCAAAATGATTGAACAGTATATAGCGGCTATCCATCGGCAGCGCTGATTCGAAGACCCGGTGCAGGTATCAGTCTGAGCGCATCCGGCGAAGCGATCCATGCGATGCTTGCGCGGCTGCAGACGATACAGCCATCCGCCATTATCGTCCCGGACAAAGAGCGGATTGTGCAGATTGCCTACCGGCTGCTGATGAGCACGGAACCGTTGACTGCACAGGAACTGGCGGATGCTTTTTATGTGAGCCGCAATACGATTCGCAGTGATCTGGATCTGATTACCGACTGGCTGGCGCCGTTTCATTTGCGGATGGTCACCCGGCAGCGAATCGGTATGGTCATTGAGGGGGAGAGCGTCACAAACGACTGCGCTGGTACGGCTGAACCGCTGGCCGATACCGGAGAGCCTGCAGGCAAATGGCTCAAAAGCCAGTTTGCCGCTCACGAGGTGGATACGGTCTATCACGAGCTGGAAGCGTTATGCCGGCGGCATCAGCTTGATTTTACAGATGAGACATTCGATAGTCTGGTGATCCATATTTTGCTGATCAGCCGCCGAATCAAACTGGGACAGCCGATCATGGTAACCGGCAGCGAAATGGAAGAGATCCGTCAAAAGCGTGAATATGAATGGGCCAGCGAACTGGCAGCTGATCTGGGAAAATCATTTGCGATGTCTTTCCCCGAAATGGAGAAGTGTTATCTGGCACTGCATCTGCTGGGCGGCAAGCTGCGCTACAAACCGGATCGAAATGATACTCAACCGGCAGAGAAAGGCAGTGAAGGGCTGTCTGTTATTCTGGTGGATCAGCTGGTACGAACGATGTGCAGTCTGAATTTGATTGATTTTACAAGAGACGAAACATTGATCAGCGGACTGCACGTACATCTGCGCACGACGCTTAACCGGCTCCAGTATGGACTGCCAGTCACCAACCCGATGCTGCACGAGATCAAGAAAATGTATCCCTATATGTTCGATATGATGGTATCGGCTGTAGATGAGATTAACCAGGAATACGGATTGACTATTCCGGAAGAGGAAATGGCTTATCTGACACTGCATTTTCAGGCAGCTGTAGAGCGGCTCAATCATAGCAGCCGCAAGCACAAGCAGGTTGTGATTGTATGTCATATGGGAGTCGGAATGTCCCAACTGCTTTCTTCCCGGATCGAGCGCAAATTCTACGCAGTGCATGTGGCAGGCTGTATTGGACTGGCCGAGCTGGATGAGTTTCTGCGTCGGCATCAGGTAGATATGATCATCTCGACGATTGAGCTGCCACCTGTATCGGTGCCTTATATTGTTATTTCCCCGCTGCTGGAGGCAGGAGAAGAGAAAAAGCTGGAGCTGTTTATCCAAAAGTCGGAACATACCCAGACCGAGAAGCCGCAGGAATCGATCCTGCTCAAATATACAACCCCTTTTCTTGTTCTGCTTCAGCAGCAGGCCGACCATCCCTATGAGATTATTGAACGACTCGGTCAGCTGCTGCATCAAAAAGGATTTGTTACCGCGGAATATATTCACAGCGCTATTATCCGTGAGAAAATGTCTGCGACAACAATAGGCATGGGCGTAGCTATTCCGCACGGCAGCCCGCAGCATATCGTCCAGTCGGCAATTGCTATTGCGACATTACAACAGCCGCTGCGCTGGGGCAATGAGTATGTCTCACTCGTATTTATGCTGGCTGTACAAAATGAAGATCAACAGGAGACGCGGCTGCTTTTCCGCGAATTATCCGGGATCAGCGAGAATCCGCTGCTGGTTCAGCGTCTGCGTGAACAGCAGGATGTGATGACATTTCTGAGCGGATTTTAGCGATAATATCCGTGTTCCGGAAATAAAACTGCTTTTACCGCATCTTGCTGCGTCTTCCGGTAAAAGGTTGAACATTTGATAGGCATTCTCCTGTTTATAATACATGTAAGCGTTACAACAATGGAGGATGATAAGCATGAAATTACTGGCAATTACCTCATGTCCCAATGGAATTGCACATACGTATATGGCAGCGGAAAATCTGCAAAAAGCAGCTGATCAGCTCGGTATTCAGATGAAAGTGGAAACACAGGGTTCGATTGGTGTCGAGAATGAATTTACCGAGCAGGATATACGTGAAGCGGATGGAATCATTATCGCAGCGGACAAAACGGTCAATACCTCCAGATTCGGTGGCAAGCGCCTGCTCGTAGTCGGTGTACAGGATGGTATCCGTAAGCCGCAGGAATTGATCAAGCGATTTAGCGAAGGTGAAGTACCTGTTCATCAGGCAGCCAAAAGCTCTTCGGCAACAGGAAAGCAGGAACGCCAGGATAAGCAGAATCCAATCTATCGCCATCTGATGAGCGGAGTTTCTTATATGATTCCTTTTATCGTGGTAGGAGGTTTGCTGATTGCGATTGCACTTACACTGGGTGGACAGAAAACACCAGGCGGACTGGTTATTCCCGACGGATCATTCTGGAAAACGATTGAGCAGATTGGTGCTGCATCCTTTACCTTTATGGTACCTATACTGGCAGGCTTTATCGCTTATAGTATTGCGGACCGGCCAGGTATTGCACCCGGTGTGATTGGCGGTTATATCGCAGCTACAGGAAGCTTTTATCATAGCGAATCGGGAGCCGGATTTATCGGCGGGATTGTAGCCGGTTTTCTGGCAGGTTATGTAGCACTGGGGATCAAGAAGCTCAAAGTACCGCGGGCGCTTCAGCCGATCATGCCTATCATTATTATTCCGATCCTGTCGTCGCTTGTAGTGGGGCTGGTATTCGTATTCTTGATCGGTGCGCCGATTGCCCATGTTTTTGAAGTATTAACTGTATGGCTGGCAAGTATGCAGGGAACGAGTTCCGTACTGCTCGCGCTGATTTTGGGAGCGATGATTTCTTTTGATATGGGTGGGCCGGTGAACAAGGTAGCCTTTTTGTTCGGTTCGGCTATGATCGGAGAAGGGAACTACGAGATTATGGGCCCGATTGCTGTAGCGATCTGTATTCCGCCGATCAGTATGGGACTGGCTACCTTTATCGCCAAGCATAAGTTCCGCCCGGCAGAACGCGAAGCTGGCAAGGCGGCATTTACAATGGGATTGTTTGGAATTACCGAAGGCGCGATTCCATTTGCCGCTCAGGACCCGCTGCGTGTTATTCCAAGTATCATGGTGGGTTCAATGACCGGATCGGTGATTGCTATGCTCGGTCATGTGGGAGACCGCGTAGCCCATGGCGGTCCGATTGTAGGCGTACTGGGCGCAGTCGATCATATTATTATGTTCTTTATTGCTATTATTGTCGGTGTAGTCGTAGCAGCCCTGCTCATTACATTGCTCAAAAAAACCCTGCCGCTTGAAGAACAGCTGCAGCCCGAGGGCATGTTCAACGATCAGGATACATCTGCAGCACCAGCAGATCATCAGGCAGTATCCGGCAATAGCCATGTATCGTCTTCTGCGGTTCATACTGGAGCATCGACTGGACAACAGGATGCGGCACAATCTGCCAGCCCCGCTGAAGAAACTAGAATCGAACAGCTGACCGATATTATGGATCTGGATCTGATCGAGCTGAATCTCCAGGGAGAAAGCCGCGATCAGGTGATCGATGAGATGATTGATATTTTGGATCAGCAGGGGAGACTGACTTCTGCTACCGATTTCAAGCAGGCTATTCTGGATCGTGAACATGAGAGTACTACCGGTATCGGCATGAATATAGCAATTCCGCATGGCAAATCACAGGCGGTTCAACGTCCAGCAGTCGTATTCGGTCTAAAGCAAGATGGAGTAGACTGGCACAGTATGGATGGTACAGACGCACGGTTGATTTTCATGATTGCCGTACCGCGCAGCAGCCAGGGCAATGCCCATCTCAAAGTACTGCAAATGCTGTCCCGTAAACTGATGGATGAACAGTATCGCAATCAGCTACTGCAGGTAAGCAGCCGTGAAGAAGCTTATCAATTACTCGAACAAATCCGTTAATTTCAAAAGTGGTCACCACAAAAGCAGTCACTACCAAAGCAAAGCAGCACAGAGTCTATTCTGCGCTGCTTTGCTTTTTGTAATTATATTTACTTTTCATAAAAAGTCTATAATCTCATCCAATACTCCATAATGCTCAGCTAGCCAGCTCATCTCCCGCACAAATCGAACTGGTGGTCCGCTGTCCTTATCCATGCCGGTTCGAATCCACCAGACGCTTTCCATATACCACAGCGCCTGCAAAGACACACTCAGCCGCTCGTTATAATGAGGATGTACTTCACGATATCCTTGCATAAAAGCTGCAGCCCGGGTCAAATCAAACTCTCCATCCCAGACGCAGGATAGAATAGCCCGCGCAATATCCAGCTGCGGATAATCATAGTTCAATCGGTCATAATCCAGTACAGCAGTAACTTTATCCGGGTAGAACAAAAGATTATCGGTCCATAGATCACGATGAGCCCAGCCTGGACGAAGAGTTTGCAAGATATCCATATTCATCGTAATAGTCGTCTGGCGCTGCTGCTCCACTATTGGCAAATAGATTTGATGTCCTTCTTCCTGGAATTGGATATATAATTGCTCCCAATATTGTAGTCGCTGATCACGCGTCGGTGGCTGGAACAGTGGCGGCGCTTGTACTGGTAAAGAGTTATCATTCAGCAGACGATGCATCTGTCCGGTAATTCGTCCCAGATCATATAGCTGAGCTTCATTTACCATGCCCGGCATTATAATCTCACCTTCACAATAGTCCATGACAAGAAAGCGCTCCCCGAGTGCCGAGGTATGCCAGACGGTATGACCATCCGTAATTAGCTGCGGTGCAGGAATGCCACTGGCCCGCAAACGAATCTGCTGCGCAAAAGCCTGTTCCAGTACAGCAGGATCATAAGCCTGAAAACGTTCGCGATTATACTGCTTGATCAGATATATTCCGCTATCGGTATGTATTTTCCATTTTAGATTCAGCCAGCCGCGGCGTATGGGTGTGATAGATTGTATCTGCCATCCCATTCTCTGTACGCAGGCATCGATAATATCATTCAAAATCATATCTTCCTGATAGGCTATATCCATGGCAGGTTTATCCTCCCGGGTTCATGTCTTTCCATTGCTGGGCATTATTCATAATAGATTGGCAGTGGTCTGCTTTGGCTTGCTGGTAGGCAGCTGGATCAGATGGATAAAGGGCAGCCAGCTGCCGCTTGAGTTCTCCATACTGCCGCGCATTCAGTGGATGATGAATCAGATAATCCCGAAACAATAAATGCTGTACAGCCTGTAAATGAGAAGGCTCATAAACATGCAGATGATGAGTCCTCTGATCGTGACCTTTGACAAAGTATTCCCGGCCAGCAATCCCGTTCTCCCCGCGAGGCTCATAGCCAGCCAATCTTAATGATTCATAGTAGAGCGGAACATCCTGAATCTGCCGGACCAACAGCAGAATATCAATAATAGGCTTGGCATAACCTATTGCAGATACCGAAGTACTGCCGATATGATGGATACCGAGCAATTGATCTGTAAAAATAGACCGTAACATAGCTGCTTCTGCTTCGTATTTCATCACCCACTCCGTTGTCCATGGCTCTACATCAACTTTGCGCATAATTGTACTCCTTTCCTCGTGCGTTTACAGACCTATGACCAAAAATGCTCACTGGAACAGTAGAATAGATGCAGTAAATGCAGCTATATCAGCTTATCCATGCGAACGGATTTCTTTATGTACACTTCTTCCATATATTGTATCAGTACGCCAGGATAGATCAAAGAACAGAATCTGTCGTATAGGCAGTCTGCTGTACTACTATTCCAAATCGTTGCAATAGCAGGTTCGAATGGGGTTCAATTCACCTAAGAATCGGTAGATTTATTTTGCATGTCGTCCATAAATCAGCTATTCTTTTTATATCGACAAATTTGTATGTCTATAAAAGGAGGCATTGGCGTTCATGTGTCCTCGCACCAAGGAACAAAATGAGTCTATACGTATGCAGCGCAAAGAACAGATTTTGGATGTAGCGGCACGGTCTTATTTTCGGACGGGGGGCAGTTTTGATATCCGGGATGTAGCTCGTGAGGCGCAGCTGGGCTATGGCACAGTTTACCATTATTATCCCAACCGTCATTTACTGATAAAGGATGTACTGGACAGTGGATTTGAGAGATGCGAGCACGTCCTGACAGAGTGGTCCCATACTATAGGTAGTTACACAGGGCAAGAACAGCTGTTATCCTACTGCAAATCACTGCTTCAGCTCTGGCAGTCGGATGCCCGCGCTTATCTTGTCTATAAAATGGCATCGGAATATTATACAGGTCTGCCGGATCGAGAACAGCATGCCGCCCGGCAGCGATTTATGGAACAGTTGTATATCCCTCTCCAGACAATGACACAATGCAGCAGCGACAGTATCCGCTATATGCTGGCTGTACTGGTTGGATGCTGCGGATTGAACTATTATGCGGAACATTCCGTTCCTGATATTGATCGAATCGCCCAACTGGCTATGCAAGCTATTACAAAGGAGCCCTGAACCCACATGATCATTTTAAAAAGCAAACACGAAATCGAATCTATCCGCAAAGCCTGTCAGGTGGTAGCTGAATGTCATCGCACTATCGCTCCCATGATCCAGCCAGGCATCACTACCAATGAGATTGAACGAATATTCGAAGAGATTATGCTAAAGCATGGTGCCAGACCGTATCAGAAAGGCTATAAAGGATATCAGTATGCCACCTGCGCTTCGGTAAATGACGTAATCGCACATGGCTTCCCGGATAACAAGCCGCTGGAAGAAGGAGATATCGTAACGATCGATACCGTGGCGGAACTGGATGGCTGGCTGGGTGATTCGGCCTGGAGTTATGCAGTTGGACAAATATCACCAACCGCCGAGAAGCTGATGCGTGTTACCAGAGAATGTCTTGATCTGGGAATTGAGCAGGCCAAGTCCGGTAATCGGTTAGGCGATATAACGAGTACGGTTCAGCAGCATGCGGAATCGAACGGTTTAGGTGTAGTTCGCGATCTTCTCGCGCATGGTATTGGTCAGAATCTGCATGAGGAGCCAACTTATATGCATGTTGGCAAGCCCGGCAAAGGCGTGCGTCTCAAAGAAGGCATGGTATTCACAATCGAGCCGATGATCACGGAAGGTACCTATCATATGACTATCGATCCCGATGGCTGGACAGCGCGAACCCTGGATCATAAACTGGCTGCCCAATATGAGCATACGATTGCTATTACAGCGGAAGGCCCACAAGTTCTGACTGCCCAATAACAGAAGTACTTGAAAAGAATTGCTTGGATTTATGGAGGCAAGTAATACGTTATGGGCTGGTTTGATTTTGACATACGCATTGTTGGTCAGGCAGACGGCGGGATAGAGCAAATTAGCGATCGTAAGGAATACCATGCCATTCCCGCAGACTGTCTGCATTATTGTAATCGCTGGCGACTTTCCAGCTGCCATTTTCATTTTGCATAATCAGCTTGCCGCCGAGTGGAATCGACTCATTCTGCTTATTCAGATGAAAATCGAGCCGATACGATAGACGGATGATCTGATCGGTATTGGACACGGTACGGGAGCGAATCGTAATTTCTTTGGGAGTGATAGAGGTTTTTTCCTGGATAGCAATCTGCAAAGGAAAACCGACAGATCGTTCTGTGCGAATCCATTCGTAATATTCGGTAGTCAGCAGGGGCTTGAGCTTTTGCTGAACCCGTTTTAGCTGTTTGGACTCGTCTTTTTTGTCATAAATAGTATCAACGGTATACTGGGTTTTCAAGTATTTGACGGCTGCTTTCATGGCATCCTGCATCTGAACATTATCCAGTCCCAGGACGGGATCGGCAGAAGGACCGGGTTTATCGGTACGGGCTGCCTGGGCAGAGCTAGCTTTGGACGAGGAACTATTGTCTGTACAGCCGATCAGCATGGTTGTCAGCAGAGAGAAGCTCAGCAAGACAGGAATAAATTTGGACATGGCGTTCTCCTTTCATTATGAAGAGAGATCCGGCCGGAACAGCCGGTTGTCAGGTAGTTGCATACTTGAGCCACCAGCCTCTTTGTAGCAGAAAATACAACTGGATACGGGGTGGATATGTTTTGGGATCGGGAGGAAGATGTAGCCCGGAAGGAAGTAAAATAGTTGTTGCTCATTACATACCCCATCCACCGATTAAGAAAAGGGAAGAATCCGATAAACATGAAAAAAATGTAACTATTTTAAAAGGAATTTAACTCACGTACAAAATACAGATGCAGCACCTTCTATCCGGTAAAATCTATGATCCATATTCTGCGAATCATTCGCATCAACTAGCAAGTGAACGATTGGATTAATTAGATGTACAAACCGGTTAATAGATGAAGGTAATAGTGGAGAGTCATTGCAGCGATTGTTAGAATCAAGCAGTGAATACCCGGTTGCCGGAAAGCGAGGTTCATCTATTATGAAATATGTGCTATTACTCGTCTGGATCGGATTTATTGGATATGCACTGCTGCTATCGCCGGATATGCCGGGACCTGATCCTTATTTGAAATCATTGATCACTCTACAATCGGATGAGCCTTCGCTGCTGGCGATGTTCACCTTGCTGGGATTGTTCCCTTTATTCTATGCCGGTCTGCTGCTCTATTTATGGCAGACACGCCGACCGGTCGAGACAGTATAACAATAAAGCAGTCCATAGAGTGGTCAGTGTATCTATGCATGACCGAAAAGGCGAAACGGACTCAACCAAAAGAGCGGGTAGATAAAAAATACTACTCGATCATCAAAGGAGAATATAATTGTGCAGGTGCTATTTCATAAGGCAACTTCCTATGCGGATATAACCATCTATGAGACGGATCGGCTGTACGGGGAAAAAGGACATTTTCGTGTTCTGCAGTTTGCCAATGCCGATATACAGGGAGCGCTTGATCTGAACAATCCACAGCGAATTGTTTTTGAATATCCGCGTGCTATTATTCATTTGCTCGAACACCATCTGGGTGATCCGCAACATATTTTTATGATCGGACAGGGGATTGGTACACTGAGTCGTTATTTTGCCGATCAACAGATTCAGGTGGCAGAGCTGAATCCTACCGTAGCAGAACTGAGTATCGAGTATTTTGGCTGTGCAAGCGATCCACTGTGGATTGGGGATGGCAGGCAGCTGCTGGAGAAGCAGCCTAACGATCAATATGATAGTGTAATTGTCGATGCATTCGATGAATCGGGTACTCCGGATCAGCTGGTATCGCTGGAGTTTTTCACAGAGGTACAGCACAAGCTGCATGAAAAGGGAGCGCTAATCATGAATCTGATCGGCAGAGGTACCCATGATACACGTATTCATGCGATTTACACGACGATGTGTGAAGTGTTTTCTCATGTACGCTGCTTTCAGCTGCCGGTAGAGAAGAACAGTGATGTACGCAATATTATTATGATGGGCAGTCAGGCCTCTATACGTTATCAATCCCGCTATCTCGCTGGATTTACGGAGGAGCAGCCTGAGTATGCTTATGTGATTCGGGATGGAATGTGATAGTCGTTGGGAAAAGTATAAATTATCCGGCTGCCAGCTATTTCGGTATCCGTCTCGATTACATCTCTGTCCTTATAAATAAACTACTTGTCTATAGCCCATTTCATGTTTCTGACAAACCCAAAAGCACTCTGCACAGCCCTTTTATATAGGACTGCAGCAGAATGCTTTTGTATTGCGGATATAATAACCGGGATCATTATCTATGCCTATACATCATCCGTTAACTGTATGGATCTAGTACTAACATTAGCTTTATTAGACATCACGTATAACTATTTAGCAATACCTGTTAATGTCCGGATTTCACCGATTCATTCTGATTACACGCCGACCTTGGTCTCCTGACCGAGTTGACGGCGGATATCCTGAGCGGCTTCGACCATTAATTTCAAGGCAGCGACTGTCTCTGGATGAGCACGTGTTTTTAGACCGCAATCCGGATTAATCCAGAACAGCTTCGGATCCAGTACGCGCAGGGCACGTTCGATCAGCTGTACCATTTCCTCTTTGCCAGGTACACGAGGGCTGTGGATATCGTAGACGCCCAAGCCAATCCCTTTGTCATAACCGTGTACTTCAAAGGAAGAGATCAGTTCGCCATGACTGCGTGAAGTCTCGATGGAGATAACATCGGCATCCATCGCTTTGATCGCGTCGATAATATCATGGAATTCCGAATAGCACATATGTGTATGGATTTGCGTTGTTTCCTTGACCGCAGCAGTAGAGAGGCGGAACGAACCCACTGCCCAATCCAGATATTCTTGCCATTTGGAGCGTTTGAGCGGCAGACCTTCACGCAGTGCCGGCTCATCGACCTGAATCATCTCGATACCAGCCGCTTCCAGTGCCAAAATTTCGTCGGAAATGGCACGGGCAATCTGATACGATACCTGGCTGCGAGGGATATCATCACGAACAAATGACCAATTGAGGATTGTAACCGGGCCTGTCAGCATGCCTTTGACCGGCTTGGAGGTAAGAGACTGCGCATATTTGGTTTCTTTGACCGTCATTGGCTCGACGAAGTTCACATTGCCATAGATAATCGGTGGTTTGACGCAGCGTGATCCATAGGACTGTACCCATCCATTTTTGGTAAAAGCAAATCCATCCAGCTGTTCCCCGAAAAATTCCACCATATCCGTACGTTCGAATTCACCATGCACCAGTACATCCAATCCCAGTTCTTCCTGAATCTGAATCCATTCACGAATCTCCTGCTGGATAAATTGCTCGTACTGCTCCGGCGTCCATTCACCGGTACGCCACAGGCGGCGGGCACGACGAACTTCCACCGTTTGCGGGAAGCTGCCGATTGTTGTGGTTGGCAGAACAGGCAGTTTCCATTTCTCGTCATGCAGGCTGCGACGCTCTTCGAAAGGAACATTCCGCGTATCGTTCTCATTGGCTACCTGATCCGGATGCTGCGGAGAACGCCAGTCCGAACCTGCCAGTTGGGATACCGCTTTGCGGCTCTGATCCAGCTCTGTCTGTACCGCAGCGCCGCCGATAT
It encodes the following:
- a CDS encoding phosphotransferase, yielding MDIAYQEDMILNDIIDACVQRMGWQIQSITPIRRGWLNLKWKIHTDSGIYLIKQYNRERFQAYDPAVLEQAFAQQIRLRASGIPAPQLITDGHTVWHTSALGERFLVMDYCEGEIIMPGMVNEAQLYDLGRITGQMHRLLNDNSLPVQAPPLFQPPTRDQRLQYWEQLYIQFQEEGHQIYLPIVEQQRQTTITMNMDILQTLRPGWAHRDLWTDNLLFYPDKVTAVLDYDRLNYDYPQLDIARAILSCVWDGEFDLTRAAAFMQGYREVHPHYNERLSVSLQALWYMESVWWIRTGMDKDSGPPVRFVREMSWLAEHYGVLDEIIDFL
- a CDS encoding TetR/AcrR family transcriptional regulator — translated: MCPRTKEQNESIRMQRKEQILDVAARSYFRTGGSFDIRDVAREAQLGYGTVYHYYPNRHLLIKDVLDSGFERCEHVLTEWSHTIGSYTGQEQLLSYCKSLLQLWQSDARAYLVYKMASEYYTGLPDREQHAARQRFMEQLYIPLQTMTQCSSDSIRYMLAVLVGCCGLNYYAEHSVPDIDRIAQLAMQAITKEP
- a CDS encoding PTS fructose transporter subunit IIABC, coding for MKLLAITSCPNGIAHTYMAAENLQKAADQLGIQMKVETQGSIGVENEFTEQDIREADGIIIAADKTVNTSRFGGKRLLVVGVQDGIRKPQELIKRFSEGEVPVHQAAKSSSATGKQERQDKQNPIYRHLMSGVSYMIPFIVVGGLLIAIALTLGGQKTPGGLVIPDGSFWKTIEQIGAASFTFMVPILAGFIAYSIADRPGIAPGVIGGYIAATGSFYHSESGAGFIGGIVAGFLAGYVALGIKKLKVPRALQPIMPIIIIPILSSLVVGLVFVFLIGAPIAHVFEVLTVWLASMQGTSSVLLALILGAMISFDMGGPVNKVAFLFGSAMIGEGNYEIMGPIAVAICIPPISMGLATFIAKHKFRPAEREAGKAAFTMGLFGITEGAIPFAAQDPLRVIPSIMVGSMTGSVIAMLGHVGDRVAHGGPIVGVLGAVDHIIMFFIAIIVGVVVAALLITLLKKTLPLEEQLQPEGMFNDQDTSAAPADHQAVSGNSHVSSSAVHTGASTGQQDAAQSASPAEETRIEQLTDIMDLDLIELNLQGESRDQVIDEMIDILDQQGRLTSATDFKQAILDREHESTTGIGMNIAIPHGKSQAVQRPAVVFGLKQDGVDWHSMDGTDARLIFMIAVPRSSQGNAHLKVLQMLSRKLMDEQYRNQLLQVSSREEAYQLLEQIR
- the map gene encoding type I methionyl aminopeptidase, coding for MIILKSKHEIESIRKACQVVAECHRTIAPMIQPGITTNEIERIFEEIMLKHGARPYQKGYKGYQYATCASVNDVIAHGFPDNKPLEEGDIVTIDTVAELDGWLGDSAWSYAVGQISPTAEKLMRVTRECLDLGIEQAKSGNRLGDITSTVQQHAESNGLGVVRDLLAHGIGQNLHEEPTYMHVGKPGKGVRLKEGMVFTIEPMITEGTYHMTIDPDGWTARTLDHKLAAQYEHTIAITAEGPQVLTAQ
- a CDS encoding HTH domain-containing protein yields the protein MILLNARQQDILQLLLHHSGQFIQIQNVADQLHCSEKTVRNDCKMIEQYIAAIHRQR
- a CDS encoding spermidine synthase; its protein translation is MQVLFHKATSYADITIYETDRLYGEKGHFRVLQFANADIQGALDLNNPQRIVFEYPRAIIHLLEHHLGDPQHIFMIGQGIGTLSRYFADQQIQVAELNPTVAELSIEYFGCASDPLWIGDGRQLLEKQPNDQYDSVIVDAFDESGTPDQLVSLEFFTEVQHKLHEKGALIMNLIGRGTHDTRIHAIYTTMCEVFSHVRCFQLPVEKNSDVRNIIMMGSQASIRYQSRYLAGFTEEQPEYAYVIRDGM
- a CDS encoding GrpB family protein — encoded protein: MRKVDVEPWTTEWVMKYEAEAAMLRSIFTDQLLGIHHIGSTSVSAIGYAKPIIDILLLVRQIQDVPLYYESLRLAGYEPRGENGIAGREYFVKGHDQRTHHLHVYEPSHLQAVQHLLFRDYLIHHPLNARQYGELKRQLAALYPSDPAAYQQAKADHCQSIMNNAQQWKDMNPGG
- the metE gene encoding 5-methyltetrahydropteroyltriglutamate--homocysteine S-methyltransferase, producing MPRVLSSNLGYPRLGEQREWKKTLESYWSGKSDKATFLDTMKSLRLDHLRKQQQAGVDLIPVGDFSYYDHVLDTAVTFGLVPSRFGYTGGEVSLEQYFGIARGTKDAAAGEMTKWFNTNYHYIVPELNNLTPQLTENRVLKLYLEAKQELGLEGKPVLLGPYTFLKLSKGYDSSEFAGWLNKLVLLYAQVLSELNQAGANWIQIDEPSLALDVSADEWTLVQEAYTRLNEASGNSNLLLQTYFEGVDGFGKLIDLPVQGIGLDFVYGLEQNLNALDDWGFPEDKVIGVGLIDGRNVWRSNLEEKLGLINVIAQTVSRDRILLQPSCSLQFVPVTSRHETALEPVLQSALAFADEKLAELALLTRAANIGGAAVQTELDQSRKAVSQLAGSDWRSPQHPDQVANENDTRNVPFEERRSLHDEKWKLPVLPTTTIGSFPQTVEVRRARRLWRTGEWTPEQYEQFIQQEIREWIQIQEELGLDVLVHGEFERTDMVEFFGEQLDGFAFTKNGWVQSYGSRCVKPPIIYGNVNFVEPMTVKETKYAQSLTSKPVKGMLTGPVTILNWSFVRDDIPRSQVSYQIARAISDEILALEAAGIEMIQVDEPALREGLPLKRSKWQEYLDWAVGSFRLSTAAVKETTQIHTHMCYSEFHDIIDAIKAMDADVISIETSRSHGELISSFEVHGYDKGIGLGVYDIHSPRVPGKEEMVQLIERALRVLDPKLFWINPDCGLKTRAHPETVAALKLMVEAAQDIRRQLGQETKVGV
- a CDS encoding BglG family transcription antiterminator, whose amino-acid sequence is MLARLQTIQPSAIIVPDKERIVQIAYRLLMSTEPLTAQELADAFYVSRNTIRSDLDLITDWLAPFHLRMVTRQRIGMVIEGESVTNDCAGTAEPLADTGEPAGKWLKSQFAAHEVDTVYHELEALCRRHQLDFTDETFDSLVIHILLISRRIKLGQPIMVTGSEMEEIRQKREYEWASELAADLGKSFAMSFPEMEKCYLALHLLGGKLRYKPDRNDTQPAEKGSEGLSVILVDQLVRTMCSLNLIDFTRDETLISGLHVHLRTTLNRLQYGLPVTNPMLHEIKKMYPYMFDMMVSAVDEINQEYGLTIPEEEMAYLTLHFQAAVERLNHSSRKHKQVVIVCHMGVGMSQLLSSRIERKFYAVHVAGCIGLAELDEFLRRHQVDMIISTIELPPVSVPYIVISPLLEAGEEKKLELFIQKSEHTQTEKPQESILLKYTTPFLVLLQQQADHPYEIIERLGQLLHQKGFVTAEYIHSAIIREKMSATTIGMGVAIPHGSPQHIVQSAIAIATLQQPLRWGNEYVSLVFMLAVQNEDQQETRLLFRELSGISENPLLVQRLREQQDVMTFLSGF